The genomic stretch TGTCTCAATTATCCATACATCTTTTCTTCATGATGCAGGGCCTTGCCGCCGACACCAATCCATTTCCCCTGCCAGCTGCCCTGAACAACCTTGAATACTATCAAAACAAAAATAGCAAAAATGCCAAAGGCAATAAATCCACCGCTGAATGATCCCGAATACTGTTTGGAAAATCCCATTGCATTCGGGAGGAAACCTCCGCCAAGGGCTCCGATCTCGCCTACGAGACTCATTGCCACAGGTGTTGCATAAGGGAACCTGAACGGCACCAACTGGAAGGTTGAGCCATTTGCTGTTCCAAGGGCAGAAAATATCACGATAAATATACCGGTTATAACATAAACGTTTGGCATTAAGGCTGCAGCAAAAAGGCTTAATATAATAATGTAGTAGAGTACATTTAATACCCTGATGCCGCCAAAGCGATCTGCCGCCCATCCTCCAAGCACCCTGAAGACGCTTGCAGATATGGCAATAACAGCAGCGAATTGTCCCATGTGAGCCTTGGGTATATCGTAGGCATCATGAAAGAAGGTTGGAAGAAACGTAGTAAATCCAATATAGCCTCCGAAGGAGACGATATACATGATATTAAATACCCAAGCGTCTTTTTCTATGATAACCTTCAGGTAATCCTTCATCTTTTTTCTTTCCTGATCAGGCGGTTCCTTTGCGAACAACGCCATCAGGATCATAGGTATAAGCATCAGTATGATATAAAAACCGTAAACGCTTCTCCAGCCGTAGGCCGCCGCAAGTGGAGGAGCGGTCAGCATCGCGATAACTGCCCCGCTGTTTCCTGCCCCGGATATACCTATTGCGAGCCCCTTGTATTTGGGAGGAAACCAGCCTCCGCCAAGGGAAAGCGCTATTCCAAATGAGGCTCCTGCTATGCCAAGTGGTATACCCATCCAGATGACCTCCCGGTAGGTATCAACAAACAAGTAGCCATAGGCCAGCCCGCAGGTAATCAAACTCATCTCAAG from Nitrospirota bacterium encodes the following:
- a CDS encoding NarK/NasA family nitrate transporter, with the protein product MAGFKEFLKSGHWPTLFCAFLYFDFCFAIWVVNGAVAPFISEQFNLTPVQKGFMLSVPVLAGAFMRFPTGLLAQYITRKWAAMLEMSLITCGLAYGYLFVDTYREVIWMGIPLGIAGASFGIALSLGGGWFPPKYKGLAIGISGAGNSGAVIAMLTAPPLAAAYGWRSVYGFYIILMLIPMILMALFAKEPPDQERKKMKDYLKVIIEKDAWVFNIMYIVSFGGYIGFTTFLPTFFHDAYDIPKAHMGQFAAVIAISASVFRVLGGWAADRFGGIRVLNVLYYIIILSLFAAALMPNVYVITGIFIVIFSALGTANGSTFQLVPFRFPYATPVAMSLVGEIGALGGGFLPNAMGFSKQYSGSFSGGFIAFGIFAIFVLIVFKVVQGSWQGKWIGVGGKALHHEEKMYG